A genomic stretch from bacterium includes:
- a CDS encoding zinc-binding dehydrogenase yields MKAWRVVRKGRPSEALSLEDVEPTAMEAGEIRVRVSATACNFNEVDGCYGRYKTVDPPLPYTLGMEAVGVVTEVAEGVPADWVGRRMLVCGRGAIGAHAEEVVGPADMAFRAPDSLSDFEAAAFYFPYHVASASLLERGRLEAGETALIHAGAGGVGSAAIQLAKACGATVIATAGSEEKLAFCRELGADFAINYRDGDITEAVSDATHGRGVDVACDLVGGEITTQTMGVMAYGGRLMLTGFSGGIDAEDEAGLLPRPIIFGNFSVAGVLMSYGDPDAFGLVGIHMIPRARGEAMHERLLSLLEKGAIRPVVGREARYTELPAELERLERRETMGRTLLDWSA; encoded by the coding sequence ATGAAGGCGTGGCGAGTCGTCCGCAAGGGGCGTCCGAGCGAGGCCCTCTCCCTCGAGGACGTCGAGCCGACGGCCATGGAGGCGGGCGAGATCCGGGTCCGCGTGTCGGCCACCGCCTGCAATTTCAACGAGGTCGACGGCTGCTACGGCCGGTACAAGACCGTCGATCCGCCGCTTCCCTACACGCTCGGGATGGAAGCGGTCGGCGTGGTCACCGAGGTGGCGGAGGGGGTGCCCGCCGACTGGGTCGGCAGGCGGATGCTCGTCTGCGGGCGCGGTGCGATCGGCGCGCACGCGGAAGAGGTGGTCGGCCCAGCGGACATGGCGTTCCGGGCGCCGGACTCGCTCTCCGACTTCGAAGCTGCCGCCTTCTACTTTCCCTACCACGTCGCGAGCGCCTCGCTCCTCGAGCGGGGCCGGCTCGAGGCGGGCGAGACCGCGCTGATCCACGCCGGCGCCGGCGGCGTCGGGTCCGCCGCGATCCAGCTCGCGAAGGCGTGCGGGGCGACGGTGATCGCCACGGCGGGCAGCGAGGAGAAGCTGGCCTTCTGCCGGGAGCTCGGCGCCGACTTCGCCATCAACTATCGCGACGGCGACATCACCGAGGCGGTCTCGGACGCGACCCACGGGCGCGGCGTCGACGTCGCCTGCGATCTCGTCGGCGGTGAGATCACGACGCAGACGATGGGCGTGATGGCGTACGGGGGACGTCTGATGCTGACGGGCTTCTCGGGCGGGATCGACGCCGAGGACGAAGCGGGGCTCCTCCCGCGCCCGATCATCTTCGGCAACTTCTCCGTCGCGGGCGTACTCATGAGCTACGGCGATCCCGATGCCTTCGGGCTCGTGGGGATCCACATGATCCCCCGGGCGAGGGGGGAGGCGATGCACGAGCGACTCCTGTCGCTGCTCGAGAAGGGCGCGATCCGGCCGGTGGTCGGGCGCGAGGCGCGCTACACCGAGCTTCCCGCAGAGCTCGAGCGCCTGGAGCGCAGAGAGACGATGGGGCGGACCCTCCTCGACTGGTCGGCCTAG
- a CDS encoding PilC/PilY family type IV pilus protein — protein sequence MASIHLRTLRRAASVTTLALLCLPLAVNAGDEDIFSAQVPPNVLLMVDNSGSMNAVMEHPSFDSTTFAYSCDIMPDTGNFSTTDYDQDGRATRLVCRSSGCRFEVRSTDSGWTATADTSDDPQNGYIERRYCGQTRRLYTDGLNEDYGNRTWYYSEYAEWLYSLDASDNTTLIGPVGEERTAPQILADIDVSNNGTNYITGDTFAKFQVTRITAARDIARDVIYQTNSDCPAFLGDCGTYEDRVRFGIAQFHRNSHGGFVRAEIDAYSTNRTLLENAITSLDAQTGTPLGETLFKLYTYFMPRDPAAQPTGNNSSQFPGYQYNLTNGDYTSTTSSRPDDPVTESCQKNFIIMITDGEPTSDNFSTSGSHTQGFSSFTGLIGDYAPDAVGDPDIGTDSTPEVGSPPWGSSAGSGYLDDIARWMQLNDCRPDHDGLQNVDVYTVGFGTLGPVNSLLEKTANEGNGLFFAGNQAETLTQALVSSVQDIISKSQGFSAATVPAARTSDGGQLYTTLFQPTSVRPFWPGKLRSYTITAAGEILDANGACALTNLTDPPNCTGGTFADEDTAPPHWNASKMMPGANGRNLTVSLSGSAATFDHTVTAADLGGSGVLGNYTDYPPATGVTSDADLDEAVVAFAAGCEWGTGLSASGGDDFGGCVDRTRVESGTTQADRLGDIFHSNPVVIGAPNSFIAEPSYYTFSNDVTNARRTRVIVAGANDGFLHGFHAGTWRSATGKHDEGTGEEVFGFMPWGARAKIADLAKDDATLHPLSVDGSPAAADVWIDNDSDPTNVKEASEWKTILVSGMREGGEHYFALDMTDPSSSSYPGYMWEFPLESDATWRARVGQTWSQPIITRVRLENGSGEIEETWVAIVGFGYDATSDPNDAAQYNPLSLKGRGIAMIDVETGDPVAVRKFGTATGDVSDMLYAIPSTPGVLDYDQDGFADLIYVGDLGGNIWKWVVRPAGTASPSAAQLYQANWSFRKMFDDDPTRTAWGVHHRSFFFPPAATVVNGILHLGLGSGERTNLNCSSTRDGCVLLNRYYVIKDRDVWDGSSPSMLDGRAEPDGNFTDVTLAEASCPAVEPEGYYFDVVDGEKFVTNSEVFNGFFFSSTFTPDLSNACEPEGLSTLYGLLAKCGQGFFGPPSPTSPIAGIDRTESLGQGMPTDARLSIAPGDGGNRLIISKQDGELINLEAGASDSEHGTMYWRELD from the coding sequence ATGGCTTCGATCCACCTCCGCACCCTTCGTCGGGCCGCCTCGGTGACCACTCTGGCGCTGCTCTGCTTGCCTCTCGCGGTCAACGCGGGCGACGAGGACATCTTCTCGGCGCAGGTTCCCCCGAACGTGCTCCTGATGGTCGACAACTCGGGCTCGATGAACGCGGTCATGGAGCACCCCTCCTTCGACTCGACGACGTTCGCGTACAGCTGCGACATCATGCCGGACACCGGGAACTTCTCGACGACCGACTACGATCAGGACGGTCGCGCCACGCGCCTCGTCTGCCGGTCCTCGGGTTGTCGATTCGAGGTCCGATCGACGGACTCCGGATGGACGGCGACGGCGGATACGTCCGACGATCCGCAGAACGGCTACATCGAGCGTCGATACTGCGGCCAGACCCGACGGCTCTACACCGACGGCCTCAACGAGGACTACGGCAACCGGACCTGGTACTACTCCGAGTATGCCGAGTGGCTCTACTCGCTCGACGCGAGCGACAACACGACCCTGATCGGTCCCGTCGGCGAGGAACGGACCGCGCCGCAGATCCTCGCGGACATCGACGTGTCGAACAACGGCACGAACTACATCACCGGTGACACCTTCGCGAAGTTCCAGGTCACGCGGATCACGGCGGCCCGCGACATCGCCCGGGACGTGATCTACCAGACGAACAGCGACTGCCCCGCCTTCCTGGGCGATTGCGGAACCTACGAGGACCGCGTCCGCTTCGGTATCGCGCAGTTCCACCGAAACTCCCACGGCGGCTTCGTGCGCGCCGAAATCGACGCGTACAGTACGAACCGGACGCTGCTCGAGAATGCGATCACCTCGCTCGACGCCCAGACCGGCACGCCCCTCGGCGAGACGCTCTTCAAGCTCTACACGTACTTCATGCCCCGGGATCCCGCGGCGCAGCCGACCGGCAACAACTCGAGCCAGTTCCCCGGCTACCAGTACAATTTGACGAACGGCGACTACACGTCGACGACGTCGAGCCGCCCCGACGACCCGGTCACCGAGTCGTGCCAGAAGAACTTCATCATCATGATCACCGATGGTGAGCCCACGTCGGACAACTTCTCGACCAGCGGCAGCCACACGCAGGGCTTCTCCAGCTTCACCGGCCTGATCGGCGACTACGCGCCGGACGCCGTCGGCGACCCGGACATCGGCACCGACTCCACCCCGGAAGTCGGATCGCCGCCGTGGGGCAGCTCCGCGGGCTCAGGCTACCTGGACGACATCGCGCGCTGGATGCAGCTGAACGACTGTCGCCCGGACCACGACGGCCTGCAGAACGTCGACGTGTACACGGTCGGCTTCGGCACCCTCGGACCCGTCAACTCGCTCCTCGAGAAGACCGCGAACGAGGGCAACGGCCTCTTCTTCGCGGGCAACCAGGCGGAGACGCTCACGCAGGCCCTGGTCTCGTCGGTCCAGGACATCATCTCGAAGTCCCAGGGCTTCTCGGCGGCGACGGTTCCGGCGGCGCGTACGTCGGACGGTGGTCAGCTCTACACGACGCTCTTCCAGCCGACGAGCGTGCGGCCCTTCTGGCCCGGCAAGCTCCGGAGCTACACGATCACCGCGGCGGGCGAGATCCTCGACGCGAATGGGGCCTGTGCGCTCACGAACCTGACCGACCCGCCGAACTGCACGGGCGGTACCTTCGCAGACGAGGACACGGCGCCGCCGCACTGGAACGCCTCCAAGATGATGCCCGGCGCGAACGGCCGGAACCTCACGGTCTCGCTGTCTGGATCCGCGGCCACCTTCGACCACACGGTCACCGCGGCGGACCTCGGTGGATCGGGTGTGCTCGGGAACTACACCGACTATCCACCGGCTACGGGGGTCACCTCGGATGCCGACCTCGACGAGGCGGTCGTGGCGTTCGCGGCCGGTTGTGAGTGGGGCACCGGCCTCTCGGCGAGTGGCGGCGACGACTTCGGCGGCTGTGTCGATCGGACGCGCGTCGAATCCGGGACCACCCAGGCGGATCGCCTCGGCGACATCTTCCACTCGAACCCGGTCGTGATCGGCGCCCCGAACTCGTTCATCGCGGAGCCCAGCTACTACACGTTCTCGAACGACGTGACCAACGCGCGCCGCACGCGCGTGATCGTGGCGGGCGCGAACGACGGCTTCCTCCACGGCTTCCATGCGGGCACCTGGCGCTCCGCGACCGGCAAGCACGACGAGGGGACCGGCGAAGAGGTGTTCGGCTTCATGCCCTGGGGTGCGCGCGCCAAGATCGCGGATCTGGCCAAGGACGACGCGACGCTCCATCCGCTGAGCGTCGACGGCTCGCCGGCGGCGGCCGACGTGTGGATCGACAACGACTCCGATCCGACCAACGTCAAGGAAGCGAGTGAGTGGAAGACCATCCTCGTCTCGGGCATGCGTGAGGGCGGAGAGCACTACTTCGCGCTCGACATGACCGACCCGAGCTCGTCGAGCTATCCGGGCTACATGTGGGAGTTCCCGCTCGAGAGCGACGCGACCTGGCGGGCCCGCGTCGGGCAGACCTGGTCCCAGCCGATCATCACCCGCGTCCGACTCGAGAACGGCAGCGGCGAGATCGAGGAGACCTGGGTCGCGATCGTGGGCTTCGGCTACGACGCGACCAGCGATCCGAACGACGCTGCCCAGTACAACCCGCTCTCGCTCAAGGGGCGCGGGATCGCGATGATCGACGTCGAGACGGGGGATCCCGTCGCGGTCCGGAAGTTCGGGACCGCGACCGGCGACGTGAGCGACATGCTCTACGCGATCCCGTCGACGCCGGGCGTGCTCGACTACGACCAGGACGGCTTCGCCGATCTGATCTACGTCGGCGACCTGGGCGGCAACATCTGGAAGTGGGTCGTCCGGCCGGCCGGGACGGCGAGCCCGTCGGCTGCGCAGCTCTACCAGGCGAACTGGTCGTTCCGGAAGATGTTCGACGATGATCCGACGCGAACGGCGTGGGGCGTGCACCACCGGAGCTTCTTCTTCCCGCCGGCCGCCACCGTCGTGAACGGCATTCTCCACCTCGGTCTCGGCAGCGGCGAGCGGACGAACCTGAACTGCTCGTCCACCCGGGACGGCTGCGTCCTGCTGAACCGCTACTACGTGATCAAGGACCGGGACGTCTGGGACGGGTCGTCGCCGTCGATGCTCGACGGTCGCGCCGAGCCCGACGGAAACTTCACCGACGTGACCCTGGCCGAGGCCTCGTGTCCCGCGGTCGAGCCCGAGGGCTACTACTTCGACGTGGTGGACGGCGAGAAGTTCGTGACGAACAGCGAAGTCTTCAACGGCTTCTTCTTCTCCTCGACGTTCACGCCGGACCTCTCGAACGCCTGTGAGCCGGAGGGGCTGTCGACCCTCTACGGCCTGCTCGCCAAGTGCGGTCAGGGCTTCTTCGGCCCGCCGAGTCCGACCAGCCCGATCGCCGGCATCGACCGGACGGAGTCGCTCGGGCAGGGCATGCCGACCGACGCGCGTCTCTCGATCGCGCCGGGTGATGGCGGAAACCGCCTGATCATCAGCAAGCAGGACGGTGAGCTCATCAATCTCGAGGCGGGTGCCTCGGATTCGGAGCACGGCACGATGTACTGGCGCGAGCTCGACTGA
- a CDS encoding amidohydrolase, with the protein MAAPALSEALSIIDVDAHITEPHDLWTSRAPASLKGRVPHVEGEGMERRWVVDGVEIATTNPASVINKNGQKSRGTEFFGWQIEDVHEASWDMKQRVEVLDEFGLYAQILYPNVAGFGSERFMKVDDDDLRLTCARIYNEAMGEIQVESDERLLPMALMPWWNIEQSIEEVQRAKDMGLRGIVMCSDPDSIGLPDLGADAWIPFWEACNDADMAINFHIGASETSFNMFGRAAWASNGMRRRLALGSAALFVENSRVMSNMIYSGIFDRCPDLKVVSVESGIGWMPFVLESIDYEWGETGAQQEVPLRKKPSEYFRDHFWGCFWFEKVAPKHLIDVVGEDNVLFETDFPHPTCLYPDVQEYIAEISADWSETRKRKIFQDNAAKLYRIDLPS; encoded by the coding sequence ATGGCCGCCCCTGCCCTGTCCGAAGCGCTCTCGATCATCGACGTCGATGCCCACATCACCGAGCCCCACGACCTCTGGACCTCCCGAGCGCCGGCGAGCCTGAAGGGCCGCGTGCCGCACGTGGAGGGAGAAGGCATGGAGCGCCGATGGGTCGTCGACGGCGTCGAGATCGCGACGACGAACCCCGCCTCGGTGATCAACAAGAACGGCCAGAAGTCCCGCGGAACGGAGTTCTTCGGCTGGCAGATCGAGGACGTCCACGAAGCGTCCTGGGACATGAAGCAGCGGGTCGAGGTCCTCGACGAATTCGGTCTCTACGCACAGATCCTCTATCCGAACGTCGCCGGCTTCGGTAGCGAGCGATTCATGAAGGTCGACGACGACGACCTCCGCCTCACCTGCGCCCGGATCTACAACGAGGCGATGGGCGAGATCCAGGTCGAGAGCGACGAGCGTCTGCTCCCGATGGCGCTCATGCCCTGGTGGAACATCGAGCAGAGCATCGAAGAGGTTCAGCGCGCGAAGGACATGGGACTCCGCGGAATCGTCATGTGCAGCGACCCCGACTCGATCGGGCTCCCGGATCTCGGCGCCGACGCATGGATCCCCTTCTGGGAGGCCTGCAACGACGCGGACATGGCGATCAACTTCCACATCGGCGCGAGCGAGACGTCGTTCAACATGTTCGGCCGAGCCGCCTGGGCGTCGAACGGCATGCGACGCCGCCTCGCCCTCGGGTCGGCCGCCCTCTTCGTCGAGAACTCCCGCGTCATGTCGAACATGATCTACAGCGGGATCTTCGACCGCTGCCCGGACCTGAAGGTCGTGTCCGTCGAGAGCGGGATCGGGTGGATGCCCTTCGTCCTCGAGTCGATCGACTACGAGTGGGGCGAGACCGGCGCCCAACAGGAGGTCCCCCTACGGAAGAAGCCCTCGGAGTACTTCCGGGACCACTTCTGGGGCTGCTTCTGGTTCGAGAAGGTGGCTCCGAAGCACCTGATCGACGTCGTCGGCGAGGACAACGTCCTCTTCGAGACGGACTTCCCCCATCCGACGTGCCTCTACCCCGACGTCCAGGAGTACATCGCCGAGATCTCCGCGGATTGGAGCGAGACCCGCAAGCGCAAGATCTTCCAGGACAACGCGGCGAAGCTCTATCGGATCGATCTGCCGAGCTGA
- a CDS encoding mobilization protein: MGRVHFVGGEKGGVGKSVLARLLIQYWIDRAVEFEAFDTDLSHGALVRHYAGYAQPLDVDRMEELDRIVDGIEEGAREVVVDLASRTERALETWLDAGEVLELLERMGHDVWYWYVIDGGKDSARLLASLVDRLPRSVTLVSVRNQGRASDFQLYEEAKLGTRIAARGGHEIELPDLHARSMHKIDAYDKSFWAAIHNVDESEGPCLSRMERQRAKVAIRRAHDAMRGLLEPGIACGAESAP, from the coding sequence ATGGGACGGGTACATTTCGTGGGCGGAGAGAAGGGAGGCGTCGGCAAGTCCGTGCTCGCCCGGCTGCTCATCCAGTACTGGATCGATCGCGCCGTCGAGTTCGAAGCCTTCGACACCGACCTCTCCCACGGCGCGCTCGTCCGTCACTACGCGGGATACGCGCAGCCCCTCGACGTCGACCGGATGGAAGAGCTCGACCGGATCGTCGACGGCATCGAGGAAGGCGCGCGCGAGGTCGTTGTCGACCTCGCCTCACGCACCGAGCGCGCCCTCGAGACCTGGCTCGACGCCGGCGAGGTGCTCGAGCTCCTCGAACGGATGGGGCACGACGTCTGGTACTGGTACGTGATCGACGGTGGCAAGGACTCGGCCCGACTGCTCGCCTCCCTCGTCGACCGGCTGCCGAGATCCGTCACGCTCGTGAGCGTCCGGAACCAGGGACGCGCCAGCGATTTCCAGCTCTACGAGGAAGCGAAGCTCGGTACGCGCATCGCGGCACGGGGCGGGCACGAGATCGAGCTGCCCGACCTCCACGCGCGATCGATGCACAAGATCGACGCCTACGACAAGAGCTTCTGGGCGGCGATCCACAACGTCGACGAGAGCGAGGGGCCCTGCCTCAGCCGAATGGAGCGCCAGCGAGCCAAGGTCGCGATCCGACGCGCCCACGACGCGATGCGTGGGCTCCTCGAACCAGGGATCGCCTGCGGCGCCGAGTCGGCGCCCTAG
- a CDS encoding transglutaminase family protein yields MSIRVALHHRTTYRYERPATLGPQVVRLRPAPHNRTPIHRYSLEIKPGEHFLNWQQDVFGNYMARLVVPKPTGVFEVEVDLVADLEAYSPFDYFLEESCHEWPFPYGDEWGNDLEPFLATLPLTPRLEAFIASLDSRSRDTNDFLVETNLAVHRAVDYVIRMEPGVQTPEETLALGRGSCRDSAWLLVQVLRRLGIAARFVSGYLIQLVADQKPVDGPAGPSADFTDLHAWCECFIPGAGWIGLDPTSGLLAAEGHIPLSATPSPASSAPISGLVEDVDCEFDFDMSVMRVVDRARVTKPYGDREWQRILALGDAVDTKLGSQDVRLSVGGEPTFVSTERPDDDEWNTAALGDHKAAVADRLTRRLMKLWSPGGVIHHGQGKWYPGEQLPRWAYACYSRTDGVPLWRDERLLAESGKDYGHDHEDAGRFLETLAGMLGLEEHGGMEAFEDVWYYLWRERRLPTNVDPFESRLDDEMERARLARVFGQGLDQVVGWVLPLEHAGSWRSGSWFLRSERCYLHPGDSPMGFRLPVDSIPWIAESDRAPGFPLDPFAPRDALPGPFDADREVRMQAARGPVGLRMQEHFGGTGRGVSGAGIPPSSQRSALDIVRSALCVEPRDGQLKVFLPPLERLEHFVDLIDAIEHTAAKEDLPVQLEGYPAPRDPRLREWKVTPDPGVIEVNVPPTSGWREAVQQSEELYDAARHEKLAAEKFEVDGAHIGSGGGNHVVLGSLEAEDSPFLRRPDLLASLVRCWHNHPSLSYLFSGRFIGPTSQAPRVDEARDDSVHELELALGQIPRPGATITPWLVDRVMRNVLIDVTGNTHRTEFCIDKLYSPDGPTGRLGLLELRAFEMPPHERMSAVQQLLVRSLIARFWDEPNERPLIHWGTGVHDQFMLPHWVEKDFGEVLADLRRSGFEIDDRWFEPHFEFRFPHLGELNLDTMRLELRGALEPWHVLGEEVTASGQARYVDSSVERLQVKAFGFAPERYRVVCNGHVMPMKPTGTNGEYVAGVRYRAWQPPHCLHPRIPVHSPLHFDFYDTWNQRSIAGCTYHVVHPGGRASEVRPVNAAAAESRRLARFAQLGHRQGEYEPVEIAPHPRFPNTLDLRWSVGAER; encoded by the coding sequence GTGTCGATTCGAGTCGCCCTTCATCATCGCACGACCTACCGCTACGAGCGTCCCGCGACGCTCGGTCCGCAGGTCGTGCGTCTTCGTCCGGCCCCCCACAACCGGACGCCGATCCACCGCTACTCGCTCGAGATCAAGCCGGGAGAACACTTCCTCAACTGGCAGCAGGACGTGTTCGGCAACTACATGGCGCGCCTCGTCGTCCCGAAGCCGACCGGCGTCTTCGAGGTCGAGGTGGACCTCGTCGCCGACCTCGAGGCCTACAGCCCCTTCGACTACTTCCTCGAAGAGAGCTGCCATGAGTGGCCCTTCCCGTACGGGGACGAGTGGGGCAACGACCTGGAGCCCTTCCTGGCGACGCTGCCGCTGACCCCGCGGCTCGAGGCGTTCATCGCGTCCCTGGATTCGCGCTCGCGGGATACGAACGACTTCCTCGTCGAGACGAATCTCGCGGTCCACCGCGCCGTCGACTACGTGATCCGCATGGAGCCCGGCGTCCAGACGCCCGAAGAGACGCTCGCGCTCGGGCGCGGCTCGTGTCGCGACTCGGCCTGGCTCCTCGTCCAGGTCCTGCGAAGGCTCGGCATCGCCGCGCGATTCGTGTCCGGATATCTCATCCAGCTCGTCGCGGATCAGAAGCCCGTCGACGGCCCGGCCGGACCGAGCGCCGACTTCACCGACCTGCACGCCTGGTGCGAGTGCTTCATTCCGGGCGCCGGATGGATCGGCCTGGATCCCACGTCGGGCCTGCTCGCCGCCGAGGGCCACATCCCGCTCTCGGCGACGCCGAGTCCCGCCTCTTCGGCGCCGATCTCGGGTCTCGTCGAGGACGTCGACTGCGAGTTCGACTTCGACATGAGCGTGATGCGCGTCGTCGACCGCGCGCGGGTGACCAAGCCCTATGGCGACCGCGAGTGGCAGCGGATCCTCGCCCTCGGCGACGCCGTGGACACGAAGCTCGGGTCCCAGGACGTTCGCCTGAGCGTCGGCGGCGAGCCGACGTTCGTCAGTACGGAGCGTCCGGACGACGACGAGTGGAACACCGCAGCTCTCGGCGACCACAAGGCAGCGGTGGCGGATCGGCTCACGCGACGTCTGATGAAGCTCTGGTCCCCCGGCGGCGTGATCCACCACGGTCAGGGGAAGTGGTATCCCGGTGAGCAGCTGCCGCGTTGGGCCTACGCGTGTTATTCGCGGACCGACGGAGTCCCGCTCTGGCGCGACGAGCGGCTGCTCGCGGAGTCCGGGAAGGACTACGGACACGACCACGAGGATGCGGGCCGGTTCCTGGAGACCCTGGCCGGGATGCTCGGGCTCGAAGAGCACGGCGGAATGGAGGCTTTCGAGGACGTCTGGTACTACCTGTGGCGCGAGCGGCGTCTTCCCACCAACGTCGATCCCTTCGAGAGTCGCCTCGACGACGAGATGGAGCGGGCGCGCCTCGCCCGTGTGTTCGGGCAGGGGCTCGACCAGGTCGTCGGATGGGTGCTGCCGCTCGAGCACGCCGGGAGCTGGCGGAGCGGTTCCTGGTTCCTGCGAAGCGAACGCTGCTACCTCCATCCGGGCGACTCGCCGATGGGCTTCCGGCTGCCCGTCGACTCGATCCCGTGGATCGCGGAGTCGGATCGGGCTCCGGGCTTTCCCCTCGACCCCTTCGCGCCCCGCGACGCGCTTCCGGGGCCGTTCGACGCCGACCGCGAGGTTCGCATGCAGGCGGCCCGTGGGCCGGTCGGGCTGCGCATGCAGGAACACTTCGGCGGAACGGGGCGGGGCGTGTCCGGCGCCGGAATCCCCCCATCCTCCCAACGCTCCGCCCTCGACATCGTACGAAGCGCCCTCTGCGTCGAGCCGCGGGACGGTCAGCTCAAGGTATTCCTGCCGCCCCTCGAGCGGCTCGAACACTTCGTCGATCTCATCGACGCGATCGAGCACACGGCGGCGAAGGAAGACCTCCCCGTCCAGCTCGAGGGTTACCCCGCGCCGCGGGACCCGAGGCTCCGGGAGTGGAAGGTCACTCCGGACCCCGGCGTCATCGAGGTGAACGTGCCGCCCACGAGCGGCTGGCGGGAGGCCGTCCAGCAGAGCGAGGAGCTCTACGACGCGGCCCGCCACGAGAAGCTGGCCGCCGAGAAGTTCGAGGTCGACGGCGCCCACATCGGCTCGGGCGGCGGCAACCACGTCGTGCTCGGCTCACTCGAGGCCGAGGACAGTCCGTTCCTCCGTCGCCCCGACCTGCTCGCGAGCCTCGTGCGCTGTTGGCACAACCATCCCTCGCTCTCGTACCTCTTCTCGGGACGCTTCATCGGACCGACCTCCCAGGCGCCGCGGGTCGACGAGGCGCGCGACGACTCGGTGCACGAGCTGGAGCTCGCCCTCGGACAGATCCCGCGTCCGGGCGCGACGATCACCCCCTGGCTCGTCGATCGCGTGATGCGCAACGTCCTGATCGACGTCACCGGCAACACCCACCGCACCGAGTTCTGCATCGACAAGCTCTACTCCCCCGACGGTCCGACCGGCCGCCTCGGACTCCTCGAGCTGCGCGCGTTCGAGATGCCACCCCACGAGCGGATGAGCGCCGTCCAGCAGCTCCTCGTCCGCTCCCTGATCGCGCGCTTCTGGGACGAGCCGAACGAACGGCCGCTGATCCACTGGGGGACGGGCGTGCACGATCAGTTCATGCTGCCCCACTGGGTCGAGAAGGACTTCGGCGAGGTGCTGGCCGACCTCCGGCGATCGGGCTTCGAGATCGACGATCGCTGGTTCGAGCCCCACTTCGAGTTCCGCTTCCCGCATCTGGGCGAGCTGAACCTCGACACGATGCGCCTCGAGCTTCGCGGGGCGCTCGAGCCCTGGCACGTACTCGGCGAGGAAGTCACCGCCTCCGGACAGGCGCGCTACGTCGACTCCTCGGTCGAGCGGCTGCAGGTGAAGGCCTTCGGCTTCGCGCCGGAGCGCTACCGCGTCGTCTGCAACGGGCACGTCATGCCGATGAAGCCGACGGGGACGAACGGCGAGTACGTCGCGGGCGTGCGCTATCGCGCGTGGCAGCCGCCGCACTGCCTCCACCCCCGCATTCCGGTCCACTCCCCGCTCCACTTCGATTTCTACGACACCTGGAATCAGCGGAGCATCGCGGGCTGCACCTATCACGTCGTCCACCCCGGAGGACGGGCTTCGGAGGTCCGGCCGGTCAACGCAGCTGCGGCGGAGAGTCGAAGGCTCGCGCGCTTCGCGCAGCTCGGTCATCGACAGGGCGAATACGAGCCGGTCGAGATCGCGCCGCATCCGCGATTCCCGAACACCCTCGATCTTCGTTGGAGCGTGGGGGCGGAGCGCTGA